Proteins from a genomic interval of Calypte anna isolate BGI_N300 chromosome 19, bCalAnn1_v1.p, whole genome shotgun sequence:
- the WSB1 gene encoding WD repeat and SOCS box-containing protein 1: protein MASFPPSVNEKLIARSRTVGELLAPTSPFDKKCGRENWTVAFAPDGSYFAWSQGHRIVKLVPWAQCLNNFLLHGTKNVANPLSTRLPRQNSDSGQKNKPCEHIIDCGDIVWSLAFGSSVPEKQSRCVNIEWHRFKFGQDQLLLATGLNNGRIKIWDAYTGKLLLNLMDHTEVVRDLTFAPDGSLILVSASRDKTLRVWDLKDDGNMMKVLRGHQNWVYGCAFSPDSSILCSVGASKAVFLWDMDKYSMIRKLEGHHNDVVACEFSPDGALLATASYDTRVYVWDPHIGVILMEFGHLFPPPTPIFAGGANDRWVRSVSFSHDGLHIASLADDKMVRFWRIDEEYPVQVAPLNNGLCCTFSTDGSVLAAGTQDGSVYFWATPRQVSSLQHLCRMAIRRVMPTSQVKNLPIPSKVVEFLCYQI from the exons ATGGCCAGCTTTCCCCCGAGTGTCAACGAGAAGCTCATCG CACGATCACGCACTGTAGGAGAACTCTTGGCCCCAACTTCTCCTTTTGACAAGAAGTGTGGACGTGAGAACTGGACGGTTGCGTTTGCTCCAGATGGATCCTACTTTGCTTGGTCACAAGGGCACCGCATAGTGAAGCTGGTTCCCTGGGCTCAGTGCCTGAATAACTT CTTGTTGCACGGCACAAAGAATGTTGCAAATCCTCTCAGTACCAGACTCCCGCGACAGAACAGTGACAGTGGCCAGAAGAACAAGCCTTGTGAACATATCATAGACTGTGGGGATATCGTCTGGAGCCTGGCTTTTGGGTCCTCAGTGCCTGAGAAGCAGAGTCGCTGTGTGAACATAGAATGGCACCGCTTCAAATTCGGGCAGGATCAGCTCCTGCTTGCAACGGGGCTGAACAACGGGCGCATCAAGATCTGGGATGCGTACACAG GAAAGCTCCTCCTTAACCTGATGGACCATACTGAAGTTGTTAGAGATTTAACTTTTGCCCCAGATGGCAGCCTGATTTTAGTGTCTGCATCCAGAGACAAAACACTGAGAGTGTGGGACCTAAAAGATGATG GAAATATGATGAAAGTGTTGAGAGGACATCAGAACTGGGTATATGGTTGTGCATTCTCTCCAGACTCATCTATTCTCTGTTCTGTCGGAGCTAGTAAAGCA GTTTTTCTCTGGGATATGGATAAGTACTCCATGATAAGGAAACTTGAAGGACATCACAACGATGTTGTAGCTTGTGAGTTTTCTCCTGATGGAGCTTTACTGGCTACTGCATCCTATGATACTCGAGTCTATGTCTGGGATCCACATATTGGAGTGATTCTTATGGAATTTGG GCATCTATTTCCCCCTCCTACTCCAATATTTGCTGGAGGTGCAAACGACCGGTGGGTCAGATCAGTATCTTTCAGTCACGATGGACTCCACATTGCAAGCCTTGCTGATGATAA AATGGTAAGATTCTGGAGAATTGATGAAGAGTACCCTGTACAAGTTGCTCCTCTGAACAATGGACTCTGTTGTACTTTTTCTACTGATGGCAGTGTTCTAGCTGCAGG GACACAGGATGGCAGTGTGTATTTCTGGGCAACTCCAAGACAAGTCTCCAGTCTGCAGCACCTGTGTCGCATGGCAATCCGGAGGGTGATGCCCACCAGCCAGGTCAAGAACTTGCCCATCCCATCCAAAGTGGTGGAGTTCCTCTGTTACCagatttga